The Daucus carota subsp. sativus chromosome 9, DH1 v3.0, whole genome shotgun sequence genome window below encodes:
- the LOC108203743 gene encoding AT-hook motif nuclear-localized protein 21-like, producing MSNSNQNGLTSPISTAPRRHGGAPQYSFNSDGSLMTNGEPVNGINKTVILEIPSGFDVISCVVQFALHFGLAVTVLTGQGLISEVDIAYPLNAIPPPCVSTSFQIISFSGAYRCLNAASGNIISCFHVQFADAAGNVMGGQILSQMKATSVVTLVLAVSTQV from the coding sequence ATGAGTAATTCAAACCAAAATGGTTTAACAAGCCCAATATCTACAGCTCCAAGGAGGCATGGAGGAGCACCTCAATATTCATTCAATTCTGATGGGTCTTTAATGACCAACGGTGAGCCAGTGAATGGCATCAACAAAACAGTCATTCTTGAAATCCCTAGTGGATTTGATGTCATAAGTTGTGTGGTGCAATTTGCACTGCATTTCGGGCTTGCTGTAACTGTGCTTACTGGCCAGGGACTCATTTCTGAGGTTGATATTGCGTATCCACTCAATGCAATCCCTCCCCCATGCGTTTCTACAAGCTTCCAGATAATTTCGTTTTCTGGGGCTTACCGTTGTTTAAATGCTGCTTCTGGAAATATTATTAGTTGTTTCCATGTTCAATTTGCAGATGCTGCAGGTAATGTTATGGGAGGACAGATTCTCTCTCAGATGAAAGCAACAAGTGTTGTTACTCTTGTTCTTGCCGTTTCTACACAAGTCTGA